A genomic window from Micromonospora violae includes:
- a CDS encoding cellulose binding domain-containing protein, with amino-acid sequence MKRRSKIYAGLAAAIVPVTSVIMAFSGTPASAAIGGSGPYPADYETSATLANHTIFRPQNLPSERLPIVVWGNGACSANGLSQGNFLREIASHGFLAIANGAPNGSGSTNAQMLTQSIDWAVAENSRQGSKYYNKIDTSKVAVAGFSCGGLEAYAVSNDPRVTTTGIFSSGLLNDADDYQLRRLTKPIAYFIGGPSDIAYPNAMDDWGKLPAGLPAFMGNLNVGHGGTYDQTNGGEFGRVATLYFKWRLKGDTTAGRNFVGANCGLCGSQWSVQQKNLTLDDDTPPTTPPPTTPPPTGGTPTCTAVYTVQDQWNGGFVANVSVTAGSAALTGWRVTLTLPSGASVSSLWNGVTSGTSGTITVANQSYNGRLAAGQATSFGFQGTGSGGGATASCAGS; translated from the coding sequence CATCGGCGGTTCCGGTCCGTACCCCGCCGACTACGAGACCTCGGCCACCCTGGCCAACCACACGATCTTCCGACCCCAGAACCTTCCGTCCGAACGCCTGCCCATCGTCGTGTGGGGCAACGGCGCGTGCTCGGCCAACGGCCTCTCCCAGGGCAACTTCCTGCGCGAGATCGCCTCCCACGGCTTCCTCGCCATCGCCAACGGCGCACCGAACGGTTCCGGCTCCACCAACGCCCAGATGCTCACCCAGTCCATCGACTGGGCGGTCGCGGAGAACTCCCGGCAGGGCAGCAAGTACTACAACAAGATCGATACGAGCAAAGTGGCCGTCGCGGGCTTCTCCTGCGGAGGGCTGGAGGCGTACGCCGTCTCGAACGACCCGCGCGTCACCACGACCGGCATCTTCAGCAGCGGCCTGCTGAACGACGCCGACGACTACCAGCTCAGGAGGCTGACCAAGCCGATCGCCTACTTCATCGGCGGTCCCAGCGACATCGCCTACCCGAACGCGATGGATGACTGGGGCAAGCTGCCCGCCGGCCTGCCCGCCTTCATGGGAAACCTGAACGTCGGGCATGGCGGCACCTACGACCAGACCAACGGCGGCGAGTTCGGTCGGGTCGCGACGCTGTACTTCAAGTGGCGTCTCAAGGGCGACACCACCGCCGGCCGGAACTTCGTCGGCGCCAACTGCGGTCTGTGCGGCAGCCAGTGGAGCGTCCAGCAGAAGAACCTGACGCTCGACGACGACACGCCGCCCACCACCCCACCTCCCACCACCCCGCCGCCCACCGGCGGCACCCCCACCTGCACCGCCGTCTACACCGTTCAGGACCAGTGGAACGGCGGCTTCGTCGCCAACGTCAGCGTCACCGCCGGATCCGCTGCGCTGACCGGCTGGCGGGTCACTCTCACCCTGCCCAGCGGCGCGTCGGTCAGTTCACTGTGGAACGGCGTCACCAGCGGCACCAGTGGGACCATCACCGTCGCGAACCAGAGCTACAACGGGCGACTGGCCGCAGGTCAGGCCACCAGTTTCGGCTTCCAGGGCACCGGCAGTGGCGGCGGAGCCACAGCGAGTTGCGCCGGAAGCTGA